atactccagatgtaacagactgaccctagccccccgacacataaactactgcagcataaatactggaggctgagacagtatTTATCTGTGGAAAGGTACCAAaatatgtctgcagcattgaacgtccccaagaacactggcctgcatcattgttaaatggaagacgtttggaaccaccaagactattcctagagctggcctcccagcCAAACTTAGCAATTgtgagagaagggccttggtcaaggaggtgaccaagaacctaatggtcactctgacagagccccagagttcctctgtggagatgggaggaccttccagaaggacaaccatctctgcagctctccaccaatcaggcctttatggtagagtggccagatggaagccactcctcagtaaaaggcacatgacagcccacttggagtttgccaaaaggcacctaaggactctcagaccatgagaaacaagattctctggtctgatgaaaccaagatttacctctttggcctcaatgccaagcctcacgcctggaggaaacctggccccattcttatggtgaagcatggtggtggcagcatcatgctgtggggcttTTTTTCAGGGGCTGGGAGACGAGTCAtagtcgagggaaagatgaacggcgcaaattACAGAgggctccagagcgctcaggacctcagactggggagaaggttcaccttccaacaagacaatgaccctaagcacacagccaagataacgaaggagtggcttcgggataagtctcaaTGTCattgagcggcccagccagagcccggtcttaaatcccgatcgaacatctctggagagacctgaaaataactgtgcagcgactctccccatccaacccgacagagcttgagaggatctgcagataggaatgggagaaacttcccaaatacaggtgtgccaagcttgtagcgtcatatccaagaagactcggctgtaatcgctgccaaagttgcttcaacagagtactgagtaaagggtctgaatacttatgtaaatgtgatatttcagtttgttatttgtaattagcaaaaaaaatactaaacctgattttgctttgtcattatgtgtgtagattgatgaggggggaaaaacaatttaataagttttagaatgaggctgtaacgtaacaacatgtggaagaagtcaaggtgatctgaatactttcccaatgcactgtacatcAGGTGAAATATCTGGCTAATTTTTCTATCTGTGTTTTAGCCAGTTGAAAAATGAAGCACATATACGGAAAATGCGGGCTAGACATCCAGcaaaaccagtggtggaaaaagtacccaattgtcatacttgaattAAGATTCCTTAATAGAAAATGtctaaagtgaaagtcacccagtaaattattatttgagtaaaagtctaaaactatttgtttttaaatatacttcagtgtcaaaagtaaatgtaaatgcttcctgtcatccaggacctctataccagctgctgtcagaggaaggcccaaaaaattgtcagactccagtcacccaagtcagactgttctctctgctactgcatggtaagcggtaccgaagcgccaagtctaggaccaaaaggctccttaacagcttctatccccaagttaTAAGATTGAACAGCTAGTCAAATGGCCACAGTgcagctactcgctgtttattatctgtgcatagtcactttaccactacctacatgtacaaatgaccttgactaacctgtaaccACACACATTGACTCCATAGAAGTAGGCCAGGTGGGCCTGCTATGGTACTCGGTCTCGCGCGCTCCGTCTacattaacaggacagagaaaccagacacgtGCTCATTGCTGACATGGAGCGCGTAAATGATGGTGTGAAATAAACCAACacgtgtttctcacaagtgtagcaggttcCTCACTCTGCAAATGACGTTTCCACTCCGAAAACGAAATGACtaattaatacatgcattaacagaaaatAATGTAGGCTAACCAAATGACAGGGATTCATGGTAAATTGTCTGTTTTACAAACGGTAGGTTACCACATGGGtattcataaaagtgcattgcgTGCCGACACTGTATGGCCTAGGCTACTATTATATTTTGCGGGGTTATGATGTGTGACAGAAAAATTACATATTTACCTGATTTGTTGGATATTTAACAATTATTTACTTAACAAATACTGAGATATTTCTGTCCTACTAATACTGTGTTTTATGGTCTCAACTGTAGCACCCTGCAGCTAATCTGGGTGTATAGTTTTACTAGAGATAGCTTGAGTGTGCAGTTGACggcttcattattgcaataataagCGATAtcaaataaagatgattgtttgaagaaatgtctCCCTCAGTATGAATTTCCACGACAGATGGAAGCATTTTTTTGTCTCGCCTAAAACGGCATATTGgccaggtgtttgtgtgtgtgggccaGGACTAAACATAATCATTGTTGATTAGTCTATAAATTAAGAAAAGATTCCATATCAAATTATACCATGCCAGGTTCAGCAAGCAAGAGCAAGCCTGTATCTCTCCTCCAATAGGCTATTAGTAGGCTAAAGAAAATAAGTCGAAATAAGTGTCCAACAAGCATTTGTATAGTCTGGCTTTTCCTGGGACTGTACAAGATTTAAGAGGAATAGCCAAGGGTCCAGAGTGTGTGGCCTGGATGAACGCACAGATCTGCCATTTCATAATCTGTTTAACTTTATTTTCAGGCACTTTCACAGATAAATATTTAGCCTATACACTAATATTTAGCTAATGAATGGCCCTAACATTTAGCTTCTTACTTCAGTTacacatcactattctctctcttccAGCTGTTTCCGTGCGCAATAGTCTATAGGCCTATGCACGCCTCTCCGCAGTAGGCAATTCCTCTTCTCATGAAATCCCAGCAAAAGCtataggacatttattttttatactaGGCCTAATAGTCTATTTGGGGAAAGAAGCAGGCTTGCTCTTGCTAATTGTTGAATGTAAAACAGGCCTACAGCATAGGCCAAATTAACTGTTGTATGCAGTCCGCACTGTCATGAATGATTCAACTGAAAATCAGAGGGAGCAATCTTTGGACAAGAGGTAGTGAGTGACTACAGGTGTTCTATGCAATCATTTTTAATCTTGAAATAAATGTTAGTTACAGAGCTGCTTCTCACTGCACAGGTGTCCAGAACTGGACAGCTGTCAAATCTTTCCAATACAGGATGTAGATGATTGCCAAGCCTATACTGTTCTAGTGCAgattatacactatatatatgtgTACACCCCTTtataaattagtggatttggctaattCAGCCACACTCAATGCTGACAAgtctataaaattgagcacacagccatgcaatctccatagacaaacattggcagtagaatagccttactgaagaactgtgactttcaacgtggcaccgtcataggatgccacctttccaacaagtcagttcgtcaaatttctgccctgctagagctgcaggtaagtgctgttattgtgaagtggaaacgtctaggagcggcaactgctcagccacgaagtggtatgtcacacaagctcacagaaagggactgctgaagcgtgtagagcgtaaaaatcatcttctgttgcaacactcactaccaagttccaatcTGCCTCTGAAAAGTTCAGcgcaataactgttcatcgggagctttgtgaaatgggtttccatggccgaacagccgcacgcacacaagcctaagatcaccatgtgcaatgccaagcgttggatggagtggtgtaaagctcatcgccatttgactctggagcagtggaaacgcgttctctggagtgatgactcgtgcttcatcatctggcagtccgaaggacgaatctgggtttggtggataccAGAACGCTACCTGCTTGaatgcatattgccaactgtaaagcttggtggagaaggaataatggtctggggctgtttttcatgggtcGGGCTATGCCCCTAAGTTCCTGTGAAGGggaatcttaactctacagcatacaatgacattatagacaattctgtgcttacaactttgtggcaacagtttgggaaggccctttcctgttttagcatgacaatggccATATGCACaatgcgaggtccatacagaaatgctttgttggtattcggtgtggaagaacttgattggcctgcacagagccctgacctcaaccccatcaaacatctttgggatgactTGGAACACCGATTGTGAGCCAGGcgtaatcacccaacatcaacacctgacctcactaatgctcttgtggctgaatggaagtcccgcagcaatgttccaacatctagtagaaagccttcccagaaggaggaaggagatgttcgagcatgtgtccacatacctttggccatgtagtgtacataTCAGATAAGATACAAGCCTGTATATCCCTGATCTGTATTAGTGTCTAATTatacccccccttctctctcatccccaccaatatctctctctctatccctctctctctttcttcaggaATATCTGCACCAGTCGTCTACTTTGTAGACTACACCTCCCACTGCATCTTCCTTGAAGACATCGTCGGCTCCATCACCGTACGAGACCACATCGCCTCCACACAGCTGTCCTCTGCCCAGAAAAGCCCAGAGGAACACCTGGACCAGCTCGCTCAGAAGATGGGTCAGATTCTAGCCAAAATGCACGATGAGGACGTTGTCCATGGAGACTTGACCACTTCCAACATGCTGTTGAAGGCGGGCGCTGAGAGCGGAGAGACGGAGCTGGTCCTCATTGACTTTGGCCTGAGCTACATATCGGCGCTGCCTGAGGACAAGGGAGTGGACATGTACGTGCTGGAGAAAGCTTTCCTCAGCACCCACCCCAACACTGAGGCTCTGTTCGAGAAGCTGCTGAAGGCCTACGCAGCCTCGTCCAAGAAGTCCCACGCTGTCATCAAAAAGCTTGACGAAGTTCggctgagagggagaaagaggtcgATGGTCggctgagagggagaaagaggtcgATGGTCGgctgagagtgagaaagaggtcGATGGTCGGCTGAGAATAGAAAGGTCGATGGTCggctgagagggagaaagaggtcgATGGTCGGCTGAGAATAGAAAGGTCGATGGTAGGTTAAAGGGAACCTACGAGATAATCTGTGCAAATGCATTTATAATGACATGCCCTGTTTGGCACTGATTTGTTAAGTTCTATTTGATATTTGTATGGGAGCATATAGGCATAGAGACTGTCAGTGCCACAATGTTATGTTACTAGAAATATTAGTTTTTGAAATAAAAGACTGCTCGCTTTATTGGTTTGTGTTCTTTCAGTTTAGTATGCTGAGAATCTAGAATGTGGTTCCTCAGTCAGCCCCACACAGTATGCAGGCAATGCTTTCTCAATACTATTTCTATTGTGCCTTTCTGACGCCCACAATCACAATATTCACTGTTACGTAACGAAGTCCATATTTGGTAACTTATGAGCTTTCCTGTGACTCAATTGGAGCATGGGAACGCCCTTGACTGAGATCTGTGTCAAAGTTTACTTTCAGAATTGCTCTCCAGTCTCAATACACCTGTCACAGTAAAAAACCTGACGTGATTACCAATGAATAGTAGCTGGGATATTAAAAATGTCATTACGATTCTGCTCCTTATTTTGCATTGTAAAGGTAAGAGGAAAAACTGGCCAGTATTTTGATTGTCTTTGTATTCTAACTACAGGTTTCTTAGGAGTAGTGGGACAAAGGTCAAAGTCAGTCCTAGTAGCGAGCAACAGTATGTGTCTTGGCTACAAAACAAGTTCTTAAACATTTTTCACGTCTAATCTTTATCGTTGCATTACTACATTTATGGGAAGATATCTTACAGTAGCTGTTTATGCTATGCATGTTTTTTATGTAACAGCAGAGAATAGGCTGTTTtatatccggctgtgattgggtgtcccatagggtggcgcacaattggcccagtgtcgtccggggtaggccatcattgtaaataagaatttgttcttaactgacttgcctggttaaataaaggttaaataaatacataaaataaaaCGTGTCAGTTTTGATTATGGGCCAGCGGTCGAACCCCCAAGCTGCCTGTGGGGAAATCTGCAAGGAGTGATCTGGTTGTTGGCTCTTATATCCCTGTATACTACCTaccccttgaacaaggcacttttCCCCTAAGTGCTCCCAGGGGCGCTGCTCCCAATGTGTCAGGTTGGGTACGATGacagcaaaaaaaatgtaatcatatCTGTGCAAATTGACCAAAAAAGTATTGTATCCTATGTATTGAGTGTGAGTCAGGGTGATTATCATAAAATACCTGCCAGCTACATGCTGCAGACTGATGTGAATTTTTTTATATTCAAATACTGCAGCAAGGCACTCAACCCCAAACTCTCATGACTGAGATAAAAAGGTATTACCTAAACTGGTTTGTGTTTTGGACTGTAGGTGCAAAGGCCCAGTCTACAAAGAAGATAGCCATCTTAGCTGGCACGGACGTTACCTTAAACTGCTTTTTCAAGAAGCCTGAACGTGTACCACTGAAGAAAATCACGGTTGAGTGGGGGATGATAGTGGATAAAGAGACCATAAAGCACCTAGTGTATACGCTCCAGAATGGGAGCGCCAAGGTGCATCGTGAAGGGTCTCGAGTCGACCAAACGGGGTTGCTTCAGGGCAATGCATCCCTTCGTTTGTTCAACATGACCGTGGCCGATGAGGGACTCTACCGCTGCAGAGTGATCATCACTCCCAACACATACAAAGTTTCCTCACAGCTGGAAGTATCAGGTGCTGTCTGACATGCTGTTTGCCCCTTCTTTTGTACATTTTATCACCAGAACATTTTAGCCCAGCAGAAAATGAAGCAATGATAGGCAGTGGAGGGTGTTGAAAAGAgaacggctcatagtaatgactggaatggaatgtgtttggtactgttccagtcattacaatgagccgGTCCTCCAATTTTAAAGTGACACCATCCTCCACTGATGCTACAATAGTATTGGTATTTCTGTGAAAGTAAGTGGAATTGTTGAGAATAGGCCTCCAGTAGTATCCTAATGGATGTACCTTATTGTTTACATAATGACATGGCTTTACCTTACACACACAGGCCTAGTTCACAACTTCACACTCGGGCTTAGTTCACAACTTCACACTCAGGCTATGTGTACAATGTATTTAATTGTGTGTGAACTAGGCCACAGTGAGGGAAATAAATTCACTCTCTTTACTCCATCTTCCCCTACAGCCAGACCCTTGGTGTCCCTCCCAGAGACCGCCACGGTgatggagggggaggaaaggacATTGATGTGTGACATCACGGGATTCTACCCAGAGAATCTGGCCGTGACCTGGCTGATCCAAAATGTCTCCCGGGTGGCCCGTGGGAGCATGGCTCGCGGGGCCATCTCACGGGATGTGTGCACTGGAATGGCTGTGCCCAATCCAGACGGCACCTACAGTGTCAGCAGTCACATCACTGTCCAGGCTTCAGCCGTAGGGAGCGGAGGAGCCATGTACATCTGTCACATCGAACATAGGTCCTACCCTGATGGGAAATACAGCAAAAGCATCTTGTTGACCGTGCAAGGTGTGAAGCCAACACACCACTCTATCAGCTTTATATTGGGATTCATAACAAATTATACTGTATTTTCCCCAATGGGAAAATTTAATTTGCGGCTCTGAGCATAAATGAAAATATATCATTAagcatatgtaaccgatgtgaaatggctagttagttagcggtggtgcacgctaatagcgtttcaatcggtgacgtcactcgctctgagacttcgttgcaagggccgcggcttttgtggcgcgatgggtaacgatgcttcgtggggtgtcagttgttgatgtgtgcaagggtccctggttcgagcccaggttggggcgaagagagggacggaacctacactgttacacatacaAAAGACAAAGACAAATACAGATAATAAATACAGTGAGAATGAAAAAAAAATGCAATTGGGTGTTTTAATAAGGATTCAACTGAACACTACTATACACATAGTGTATTTCAATGGACTGAAAGTCAATTTCAGTGTATTTCTAGTGTATTTTATCAACATGTACTTCTAACTCATCAGATCCAGGGTTTAATGCTGTAACACTTGTGGTAGTTACTAGTCTTGTTAGTGTTCTTCTGGTCTTCTCTGCAATTGGGTGATTTAATAATGATTCAACTGAACACTACTATACACAAAGTCAATTTCAGTGAATTTCTAGTGTATTTTATCAGCTAATCAACATGTACTTCTAACTCCTCTCTCATCAGATCCAGGGTTTAATGCCGTAACACTGATGGTAGTTACTAGTCTTGTTAGTGTTCTTCTGGTCTTCTCTGTCATCGGTGGTGCAATGGTCTTCTACAGGTATTTTTACACAGGTATGTTTACATCCAAGAAGTGATTATTAGATTCAGGTGTGTTCTGTtgtgctggaacaaaagcctgcacaccttgTAGAATGGTGACTACTGACAACATGGTGAATACTGATGTAGCATGGTGACTTCTGATGTAGCATGGTGACTACCGACGTAGCATGGTGACTACCGACGTAGCATGTTCAATACCAAAGTCGCATGGTGACTACTGATGTAGCATGGTGACTTCTGATGTAGCATGGTGAATACCGATGTAGCATGGTGACTACCGACATAGCATGGTGACTACCGACATAGCATGGTGACTACCGACGTAGCATGTTCAATACCAAAGTCGCATGGTGACTACCGACGTAGCATGGTGACTACCGACGTAGCATGTTCAATACCGATGTAGCATGGTGACTACTGATGTAGCATGGTGAATACTGATGTAGTATGGTGACTACCAACGTAGCAAGGTGAATACTGATGTAGCATGGTGACTACTGACAGCATGGTGAATACTGATGTAGTATGGTGACTACTGATGAAGCATGGTGACTACCGACGTAGCATGGTGACTACCGACGTAGCATGGTGACTACCGACGTAGCATGTTCAATACCGATGTAGCATGGTGAATACTGATGTAGCATGGTGAATACCGATGTAGCATGGTGACTACCGACGTAGCATGGTGACTACCGACGTAGCATGGTGACTACCGACGTAGCATGTTCAATACCGATGTAGCATGGTGACTACTGATGTAGCATGGTGAATACTGATGTAGTATGGTGACTACCAACGTAGCAAGGTGAATACTGATGTAGCATGGTGACTACTGACAGCATGGTGAATACTGATGTAGTATGGTGACTACCGACTTAGCAAGGTGACTACTGAAGTAGAACGGTGACTACCGAAGTAGCACGGTGACTACCGATGTAGCACGGTGACTACCGACTTAGCAAGGTGACTACTGAAGTAGAACGGTGACTACCGAAGTAGAACGGTGACTACCGAAGTAGCACGGTGACTACCGAAGTTGCACGGTGACTACCGATGTAGCACGGTGACTACCGAAGTAGCATGGTGACTACTGATGTAGCATGATCATTGTCATAATATTTGTATATTTTTCCTCAGTTCCTCCCAGCATCTCTGACATCATCAAACCCACCATCGTTTATGCAATGAAGCCGACCAACTTAAAATGCACCATTAAAAGAGTACGACTTAGAGAGCTCAAAGTGAAATGGTACAAGATAACAGCCAATAGGGACTGTAACGCAGCTTCCAATAGCCAATCAACGGCACTGTTGAGCCGCAAGGACCTGAGTGACCAGGCTAACATCCACTCTGAGGGCATGCATCACGTGTCCACCCTGTCCGTCTGTTTGTCAGTCAGTGAGGACCAGGCTAAGtacctgtgtgttgtgttgtacagaGGCAGGAGGATCACCAGGGAGACCACTGTGAGTGTAAAAGGTAATGTAATATGGTCAtggaataattataataattgaaTAACAATGTAACCAGTACATCATGCTGAACTGTTCTGTGTTTAAAGTCAAGTAGTTGTACAAGCTTGAAGTGGGTCTTGAGAGCAATACAAATGAGTGGACATATTAATATTGTATATAATATTTTATATACACTGTCATTCATAAAACACAACCAAAAAAGTCCATCCAACTGAATTTGTACCAATATCTAGAAATGTGCCACTTTTGACTTAACACACTGTTCCCTTTTCATTATCCCCAGTGACTCCATCGTTCTTTCACATCTCCAGCATGCCTCAGATCCCAGAGGTGAAGAGGTTGCTGGTGCTATGCTGTCGGGTCGAGAAGTTCTACCCGGACGACCTCCATCTCGAGTGGTCGAGAAATGACGGGGAGCAGGTGGGGACAGCCACTAACTATGGACCGTTCTCTGACCACGAGCGGATGTACAGCATGTGGAGTAAGATCGAACTGACAATAGCTCAGGAAGACGAGAGGGCGGTCTACACATGCCGCTTGTATCACTCCAGTTTCCCCGGGCCAGGATACAAAGACGTTCTCTATCATATCAACACACAAGGTAACTAATCAAAGACATGCTGTTCTTTTTAGCACAGCGGTCACAAACTCATTTTGACAGGGGGGGCACCAGTTTGAGAACTATATTTTAGTTACGTTTCTACATTTATCTCACAAATGTATTCAGACAATCAAAGCTAGGCTATATGGTGGTAATTGTCATAATGTGTAGATGAAATACGAGTTAGAGGGCAAGTTTACATCCTGgaaatggaattgtatttgttggTTGTCCTAATTTTGCTCAGAAGGGATCAACAGACAGAATATAACAGCTGTTATTCAAGATAGTCTTCCCCTGATAAGTTGATAGTGTCTTCTGAGAACTTTTTTGTGCAAACGTGATGTGTGTCATCAGTTATGTTCATTTGGGCTTATCATAGCAAAACTATTTTTGCAACTGAAAATGAAAATGAGAATTTCTTATTGGACATGTCCAAGtactccctccctgtttcaggcaATTTTATTCCATTTGATGCCTACTGTAATGAATAGGAGCCATGTGTCTTCTTCACCAGGTACTCCTCCAAGCGTGATGTTCATCAAGTGTGagccactactccctctgctggatgAGGAGTGCACGCTCAACCTCTGCGTCAAAGACTTCTGTCCTGAACAAGTGTCTGTCACATGGTTTAAGGACGGACAGACGGTCCCCAACAGCCAGTTCTTCAACTCCCCACCCAGCCTCAACGTCAATGGCCTCTACTCTATGTGGAGCTTCCTCAAACTGAGCCCCACCATGGAGGACTACGGCTCAGAGTTCAGGTGCAGGGTGGTCCACAGTGCCCAGAAGGAACCGGAGGAGAGGGTGTTCACACATCACATCTCATAGTCACCTAGTCAAGGGAAGTCAGACCTTTGTTCAAATACtttgtttgcacttttgggacttttctattggttccattacaACAGGAAAGCTCAATAAAGGACGGCttaagtatttgaaatgatttcaagtagtatttgaacccaggcctgGGATGTATATAAAGATATTACAGCTAAAGTATATAGTATACCTAAGGTTATTTTTGTAAATTAATTTGATACATTTAtacttgtttttttacatttatacTTGATCACTATAAACACTtcaattggggcggcaggtagcttagtggttagagcgttgggtcagtaaccgaaagggtgTTAATCGAatcactgagctgacaaggtaaaactctgtcgttctgcccctgaacaaggcagttaaacccactgttcctaggctgtcattgtaaatgagaatttgttcttaactgacttgcctagttaaataaaggttaaatattattattattatcttaataatgataaaaatatgaataaatatttttaatatattttttaatagtaACATAGATTAAGTCAGAGCTCTGGGTCTTCGGTTTTCATGTATTGATTTATTAGGGACAGACAAATTAAATATTAACACATTGAATCATCAATCAGTACCTAGATGGgt
The sequence above is drawn from the Salmo salar chromosome ssa22, Ssal_v3.1, whole genome shotgun sequence genome and encodes:
- the LOC106583625 gene encoding EKC/KEOPS complex subunit TP53RK, whose amino-acid sequence is MAVEGTSVALPQFLKKIELIKQGAEARVYRGSFLGKPTIVKERFPKLYRHPLLDEKLTHRRTVQEVRSILRCRKAGISAPVVYFVDYTSHCIFLEDIVGSITVRDHIASTQLSSAQKSPEEHLDQLAQKMGQILAKMHDEDVVHGDLTTSNMLLKAGAESGETELVLIDFGLSYISALPEDKGVDMYVLEKAFLSTHPNTEALFEKLLKAYAASSKKSHAVIKKLDEVRLRGRKRSMVG